A region of Streptomyces sp. NBC_01788 DNA encodes the following proteins:
- a CDS encoding TatD family hydrolase, whose translation MPSNADKNAAPPLPEPLRIPVADSHTHLDMQSGTVEEGLAKAASVGVTTVVQVGCDLGGSRWAAETAAAYDSVHATVALHPNEAPRIVHGDPDGWSRQGAREPGGDAALDEALAEIDRLAALPQVKGVGETGLDYFRTGPEGKAAQERSFRAHIEIAKRHGKALVIHDRDAHADVLRVLKEEGAPERTVFHCYSGDAEMAEVCARAGYYMSFAGNVTFKNAQHLRDALAVAPLELVLVETDAPFLTPAPYRGRPNAPYLVPVTVRAMAAVRGIDEDTLATALAVNTARAFGY comes from the coding sequence ATGCCTTCGAACGCCGACAAGAACGCGGCGCCCCCGCTTCCGGAGCCGCTCCGGATACCGGTCGCCGACTCCCACACCCACCTCGACATGCAGTCCGGCACGGTCGAGGAGGGCCTGGCCAAGGCCGCGTCGGTGGGCGTGACGACGGTCGTCCAGGTCGGCTGCGACCTGGGCGGTTCGCGATGGGCTGCCGAGACGGCCGCCGCGTACGACAGCGTCCACGCGACGGTCGCCCTGCACCCGAACGAGGCCCCGCGCATCGTCCACGGCGATCCGGACGGCTGGTCGCGGCAGGGAGCGCGCGAGCCGGGCGGGGACGCCGCGCTCGACGAGGCCCTGGCCGAGATCGACCGGCTGGCCGCGCTGCCCCAGGTCAAGGGCGTCGGCGAGACCGGGCTCGACTACTTCCGCACCGGACCCGAGGGCAAGGCGGCACAGGAGCGGTCCTTCCGCGCCCACATCGAGATCGCCAAGAGGCACGGCAAGGCCCTCGTCATCCACGACCGGGACGCCCACGCCGACGTCCTGCGCGTCCTCAAGGAGGAGGGTGCCCCCGAGCGGACGGTGTTCCACTGCTACTCGGGCGACGCGGAGATGGCCGAGGTGTGCGCCCGCGCCGGCTACTACATGTCCTTCGCCGGAAACGTCACCTTCAAGAACGCCCAGCACCTGCGGGACGCCCTCGCCGTCGCCCCGCTGGAACTGGTCCTGGTGGAGACCGACGCGCCCTTCCTGACGCCGGCGCCGTACCGCGGACGGCCCAACGCCCCGTACCTCGTTCCGGTCACGGTGCGTGCGATGGCCGCCGTGCGCGGCATCGACGAGGACACCCTGGCGACGGCGCTCGCGGTCAACACGGCCCGCGCTTTCGGTTACTGA
- a CDS encoding dolichyl-phosphate-mannose--protein mannosyltransferase, which yields MTSTASHTDTRQGPAPHDQRPTWQQRLRRFGHSAGHASGERGVVDRLVPPYAQPGGRLWAALGVPRTLADRIVRWSGWGGPLLVTLVAGVLRFWNLGSPKAVIFDETYYAKDAWALVHRGFEVNWDKNANDLILKTGGHVPIPTDAAYVVHPPVGKYVIGLGELIFGFNPFGWRFMTALLGTLSVLMLCRIGRRLLRSTFLGCLAGALMAVDGLHFVMSRTALLDGVLMFFVLAAFGCLLIDRDRTRAKLAAALPADDDGRVRPDAYTAETARLGLRPWRWAAGLMLGLAFGTKWNGLYILAAFCVMAVLWDVGARKVAGAWRPYSAVLKRDTGITFLATVPVAIAVYLVSWIGWIRSPADGSGGYFRDWAANDGKGSGFAFLPDWLRSLWHYEHEVYKFHVGLSSPHNYQSNPWSWIVDGRPVSYFYESPSPGTAGCPTDAAGKCAREVLAIGTPMLWWAACAALVYVLWRWFFRRDWRAGAIACGAAAGYLPWFMYQERTIFFFYAIVFLPFLCLAVAMLIGAIVGPPGSSETRRVAGATGAGVLFLLIAWNFVYFWPLYTGTSIPIDSWRSRMWLDTWV from the coding sequence GTGACCAGTACCGCGTCCCACACGGACACCCGGCAGGGCCCGGCCCCGCACGACCAGCGGCCGACATGGCAGCAGCGCCTGCGCCGCTTCGGCCACTCCGCGGGGCACGCAAGCGGCGAGAGGGGCGTCGTCGACCGGCTGGTGCCGCCGTATGCGCAGCCCGGCGGGCGCCTGTGGGCAGCCCTGGGCGTCCCGCGGACCCTCGCCGACCGGATCGTGCGCTGGTCCGGCTGGGGCGGCCCGCTGCTGGTCACGCTGGTGGCGGGCGTGCTGCGGTTCTGGAACCTGGGCAGCCCGAAGGCGGTGATATTCGACGAGACGTACTACGCCAAGGACGCGTGGGCGCTCGTCCACCGCGGCTTCGAGGTCAACTGGGACAAGAACGCCAACGACCTGATCCTCAAGACCGGCGGGCACGTCCCCATTCCCACGGACGCGGCCTATGTCGTGCACCCGCCGGTCGGCAAGTACGTGATCGGCCTCGGCGAGCTGATCTTCGGGTTCAACCCGTTCGGCTGGCGCTTCATGACGGCCCTGCTCGGCACGCTGTCGGTGCTGATGCTGTGCCGGATCGGCCGACGCCTGCTGCGCTCCACCTTCCTCGGCTGCCTGGCCGGCGCGCTGATGGCGGTGGACGGCCTGCACTTCGTGATGAGCCGGACCGCGCTGCTCGACGGCGTGCTGATGTTCTTCGTGCTGGCCGCCTTCGGCTGCCTGCTGATCGACCGCGACCGGACCCGGGCGAAACTCGCCGCCGCGCTTCCGGCCGACGACGACGGGCGGGTGCGGCCCGACGCGTACACGGCCGAGACGGCCCGCCTAGGACTGCGCCCCTGGCGCTGGGCGGCGGGCCTCATGCTGGGCCTGGCGTTCGGCACCAAGTGGAACGGCCTGTACATCCTGGCCGCGTTCTGCGTGATGGCCGTGCTGTGGGACGTGGGCGCCCGCAAGGTGGCCGGCGCCTGGCGCCCGTACTCGGCCGTGCTGAAGCGGGACACCGGCATCACCTTCCTGGCCACGGTCCCGGTCGCGATCGCCGTGTACCTGGTCTCCTGGATCGGCTGGATCCGCTCCCCCGCCGACGGCAGCGGCGGCTACTTCCGCGACTGGGCCGCGAACGACGGCAAAGGCAGCGGCTTCGCCTTCCTGCCGGACTGGCTGCGGAGCCTGTGGCACTACGAGCACGAGGTCTACAAGTTCCACGTCGGCCTGTCCTCGCCGCACAACTACCAGTCCAACCCGTGGAGCTGGATCGTCGACGGCCGCCCGGTCTCGTACTTCTACGAGTCGCCCTCCCCGGGCACGGCGGGCTGTCCCACGGACGCCGCCGGCAAGTGCGCACGCGAGGTCCTCGCCATCGGCACGCCGATGCTGTGGTGGGCGGCCTGCGCCGCGCTGGTGTACGTGCTGTGGCGCTGGTTCTTCCGCCGCGACTGGCGTGCGGGCGCCATCGCCTGCGGCGCCGCCGCCGGCTACCTCCCCTGGTTCATGTACCAGGAGCGCACGATCTTCTTCTTCTACGCCATCGTCTTCCTGCCCTTCCTCTGTCTGGCGGTGGCGATGCTGATCGGCGCGATCGTGGGCCCGCCCGGCTCCTCGGAGACCCGCCGCGTCGCGGGCGCGACCGGCGCGGGCGTGCTGTTCCTGCTGATCGCCTGGAACTTCGTCTATTTCTGGCCGCTGTACACGGGCACGTCGATCCCGATCGACTCGTGGCGTTCAAGGATGTGGCTGGACACCTGGGTCTAG
- a CDS encoding DUF4142 domain-containing protein — translation MHTTRSRARFAAVCATTLCVTGALSLPALASSSPSPSAVSRLDKQFLTAAHQGNLWEITTSEQAQSAATTACVKRVGVDFIRDHRTLDAAVVKTATRLGVVLPSTQTDAQLRQTAALKRLAGTAAYDTAWLKAQYPAHVQTLALIDKEIATGANPVIKSLAKSARPVVARHTGMVDHGVCHA, via the coding sequence ATGCACACGACTCGATCCCGTGCCCGTTTCGCCGCCGTCTGCGCCACCACCCTGTGCGTCACGGGTGCCCTGTCGCTCCCCGCCCTCGCTTCGTCGTCGCCCTCGCCGTCGGCGGTCTCCAGGCTGGACAAGCAGTTCCTGACCGCGGCCCATCAGGGAAACCTCTGGGAGATCACGACCAGTGAGCAGGCTCAGAGCGCCGCAACCACCGCCTGCGTCAAGCGAGTCGGCGTGGACTTCATCCGCGACCACCGCACCCTCGACGCCGCTGTCGTGAAGACCGCGACCCGACTCGGCGTGGTACTGCCGTCCACGCAGACGGACGCGCAGCTGAGGCAGACCGCCGCCCTCAAGCGCCTCGCCGGGACAGCCGCGTACGACACCGCGTGGCTCAAGGCCCAGTACCCCGCCCACGTGCAGACCCTCGCGCTCATCGACAAGGAGATCGCCACGGGCGCCAACCCCGTCATCAAGTCCCTGGCCAAGAGCGCCCGCCCGGTGGTCGCACGCCACACCGGGATGGTCGACCACGGCGTGTGCCACGCGTAG
- the rsmI gene encoding 16S rRNA (cytidine(1402)-2'-O)-methyltransferase, giving the protein MTGTLVLAGTPIGDVQDAPPRLAEELAGADVVAAEDTRRLRRLTQALGVTPKGRVVSYFEGNESARTPELVEELLGGARVLLVTDAGMPSVSDPGYRLVAAAVEQDIRVTAVPGPSAVLTALALSGLPVDRFCFEGFLPRKAGERLSRLREVADERRTLVYFEAPHRLDDTLAAMAEVFGAERRAAVCRELTKTYEEVRRGGLGELAAWAAEGVRGEITVVVEGAPEKGPEEIGPEELVRRVRVREEAGERRKEAIAAVAVEAGVPKREVFDAVVAAKRAGA; this is encoded by the coding sequence GTGACTGGAACCCTTGTTTTGGCGGGCACCCCCATCGGCGACGTCCAGGACGCGCCGCCCCGGCTCGCCGAGGAGCTGGCCGGCGCGGACGTGGTCGCCGCGGAGGACACCCGGCGGCTGCGCCGGCTCACCCAGGCGCTCGGCGTCACCCCCAAGGGGCGCGTCGTGTCGTACTTCGAGGGCAACGAGTCCGCCCGCACGCCGGAGCTGGTCGAGGAGCTGCTCGGCGGGGCGCGTGTGCTGCTGGTGACGGACGCGGGCATGCCGTCCGTGTCCGACCCGGGCTACCGGCTGGTCGCTGCCGCCGTGGAGCAGGACATCCGGGTGACGGCGGTGCCGGGCCCGTCCGCCGTGCTCACCGCGCTCGCGCTGTCCGGGCTGCCGGTCGACCGGTTCTGCTTCGAGGGGTTCCTGCCGCGCAAGGCGGGCGAGCGGCTGAGCCGGCTGCGGGAGGTCGCGGACGAGCGGCGCACGCTGGTCTACTTCGAGGCCCCGCACCGGCTCGACGACACGCTCGCGGCGATGGCCGAGGTCTTCGGCGCCGAGCGGCGGGCCGCCGTCTGCCGGGAGCTGACCAAGACCTACGAGGAGGTGCGGCGCGGCGGACTCGGGGAGCTGGCCGCGTGGGCCGCCGAGGGCGTGCGCGGCGAGATCACCGTCGTGGTCGAGGGGGCGCCCGAGAAGGGGCCCGAGGAGATCGGCCCCGAGGAACTGGTGCGGCGGGTGCGGGTGCGCGAGGAGGCCGGGGAACGCCGCAAGGAGGCCATCGCGGCCGTCGCGGTGGAGGCCGGAGTGCCCAAGCGGGAGGTGTTCGACGCGGTGGTCGCCGCCAAGCGCGCCGGGGCGTGA